In Candidatus Acidiferrales bacterium, the DNA window ACTTCAACCCGATTGAACAATGCTGGGCGAAGGTAAAACAGTCGCTCCGTTCGGCCCAGGCCCGTACCGTGGAGGTCCTCGAAGCGGCTGTCGCACAGGCCCTGGCTTCCATCACCTCGCAGAACGCTTCCGCTTGGTTTGCCCATTGCGGATACGGGATACAGCAAATATGAAAATGCTCTAGTGTCCTGAGTCATTAATTCGCCGTATACATTTTCCGGGCGTCTGCGTCTAACATGGCAGGAGAACTGCCATGATATTCAGACGAGCTAGACTGCCGGTCCCGGTGGTGACGCCAGCCCAGCGGGAGATCTTGCGGGGGTGGGTGCGCCGGCCAACCTCGGCCCAGGGGTTGGCGTTGCGCGCCCGGATTATATTGCGTTTGGCGGACGGGCATAGCAGCGCCGCCGTGGCCCGGCAGATGCGAGTTCACATTCAGACGGTGAGCAAGTGGCGGGAGCGCTTTCATTCCCAGGGGGCAGACGGCTTGCTCGATGAACCGCGTCCGGGACAGCCGCGCAAGATCAGCGATGCGCAAGTCGAAGCGGTCATCACGCGGACCCTGGAGCGCAAGCCCTCCGATGCCACGCATTGGTCCACGCGCTCCATGGCCAAAGTTGCGGGGCTGAACCAGACCGCCATCAGCCGCATCTGGCGCGCCTTTGCCCTCCAGCCACACCGCACCGAGAGCTTTAAGCTGAGCCATGACCCTCTGTTTATCGACAAGGTGCGGGACATCGTCGGCCTCTACCTGAACCCGCCCGAGCACGCTCTGGTCTTGGGCGTCGATGAGAAGAGCCAGATTCAGGCTTTGGAGAGAACCGCCCCGCTGCTGCCGATGCGCCCGGGACACCCCGAACGCCGCGCTCATGACTACCTCCGCCACGGCACCACCAGCTTGTTCGCGGCTCTCGATGCAGCAACCGGCAAAGTCATCGGCCAGATACACCGTCGCCACCGCAGCGTGGAGTTCCGCCGGTTCCTCGACACCATCGAAGACCATGTGCCGCCGGAGCTGGACGTGCATCTCATCATGGACAATTATGCCACTCACAAGACCCCGGCCATCCGGCGCTGGTTTGTCAAACGCCCGCGCTTCCATGTTCACTTCACGCCCACCGCCGCCAGTTGGCTCAACCTGGTCGAACGCTGGTTTGCCGCCCTCACCGAGAAGCAAATCCGCCGCGGCAGCTTCCGTTCCACCCGCGAACTAGAAACCGCCATCCGCGCCTTTCTCGATCACCATAATATCCAGCCGAAACCTTTTGTCTGGACAAAATCGGCTGACGCCATCCTCGATTCCCTCGCCCGTTACTGTCGACGAATTAATGACTCAGGACACTAGTTGGTTCCATCAGCGCGTCCCGGCCATAGCAACAAGTATGAT includes these proteins:
- a CDS encoding IS630 family transposase produces the protein MIFRRARLPVPVVTPAQREILRGWVRRPTSAQGLALRARIILRLADGHSSAAVARQMRVHIQTVSKWRERFHSQGADGLLDEPRPGQPRKISDAQVEAVITRTLERKPSDATHWSTRSMAKVAGLNQTAISRIWRAFALQPHRTESFKLSHDPLFIDKVRDIVGLYLNPPEHALVLGVDEKSQIQALERTAPLLPMRPGHPERRAHDYLRHGTTSLFAALDAATGKVIGQIHRRHRSVEFRRFLDTIEDHVPPELDVHLIMDNYATHKTPAIRRWFVKRPRFHVHFTPTAASWLNLVERWFAALTEKQIRRGSFRSTRELETAIRAFLDHHNIQPKPFVWTKSADAILDSLARYCRRINDSGH